Part of the Salinimonas lutimaris genome, GCTGACCGTCACCTGAAGCACTTCCCACGGTTAGTCCAATACTGGCTTCACCATTTTCGTTGGTGCTGGCGGTGCCGGTATCGTTGGAAAAATTAGCCAGTTCGTCATTTGATAGCGTAAACGTAATTAATGTGTCGGCCTTTGGATTGCCGTTCTGGTCGAGCACCTGAACAATCGCCGTAAGCGAATTGCCCTGTGTAAGATTTTTGTCTGACTCCGCGTTGCTATTTTGCAGAGCTACACTGACCGTATATTGTGTGGTCTCAGACTGTTCGGTTCCCGTTTCAGTGGTGGTTCCTGTTGAACTGGTGCCGTCGCGTTCAATCGAACCGCCGCCCCCACATGCTGATAGCGTCCCTAATGTGGCTATGAATAAGAGCGACTTGGTAAATGTTCGCATATTCGTCTTCCTGAACCTCTGTTTATCGTATTTGTTACGTTTTTATTGTTTAAATCCCAGTGGAATCTGGCACACTACTGCGCGAATTCAAAAATAAGAACAGAAGTTGCAAGGGAACATTCATGTCTCAAAACACGCATAAGTTTAGTCTTACCACCAGAATCTTTATCGGCATGCTCGCCGGAATCATTATCGGTGTTTTGCTTCAATTGGTTTTTGATGATAGCGGAGATCTCCGTTTCACGATATTTGGTTCTACGTTTTCCACGTATAGCATTCTGGTAGAAGGTATATTTTCCACTTTAGGCCAAATATTTATCGCCAGTCTTAAGATGCTGGTTGTACCTCTGGTATTCGTTTCTCTGGTGTGTGGCGTATCCAGCCTAACCGACCCCAGCAAACTCGGTCGGCTTGGAGTTAAATCCATTGGCTTGTATATTTTCACAACTGCCATCGCAATATCACTGGCAATTGGTATGGGTTTGCTTGTACAGCCTGGTGCTGGCGTTCCAATGACCTCAGACGCCTCATTTGTGGCTAAGGAAGCTCCCTCGCTGTCTCAGGTCTTCATCAATATGTTCCCGACTAATCCCATCAACGCAATGGCTGAAGGCAAGATGCTGCAAATTATTATCTTTGCAGTGCTATTCGGTGTATCAATGGCCATGTGTGGTGATGCCGGTCAACGCGTCGCCAGCTTCTTTGAAGACTTAAATAGTGTGATCATGAAACTGGTTACCATTATCATGAATCTGGCGCCATATGGTGTGTTCGTATTAATGGCCAAGCTGTTCAGCACGATTGGACCGGATATGCTGGGAAGTCTGGCGAAGTACTTCTTTTTGGTACTGTTTGTACTGATACTGCATGGTCTGGTGACTTATTCCCTGTTACTAAAAGGGTTAACTGGCTTAAGCCCAAAGATGATGTTTATCAAAATGCGTGATGCTATCCAGTTTGCGTTTACTACCTCCAGTTCCAGTGCTACGTTGCCAGTAACCATGGAAACCGCGCAGAATAAGCTGGGCATTGGCAAATCTGTATCTTCATTTACGCTGCCGCTGGGTTCAACCATCAACATGGATGGTACGGCGATAATGCAGGGTGTGGCTACGGTCTTCATCGCGCAGGTGTATGGTGTTGATCTGAGTGTATCTGACTACATGATGGTGGTATTAACTGCCACCCTCGCGTCAGTCGGAACTGCTGGCGTTCCCGGAGTGGGCCTGATTATGCTGGCGATGGTTCTGCAACAGGTTAACCTGCCTATTGATGGTATTGCTCTTATTATTGGTGTTGACCGACTGCTTGATATGACCCGTACCGCAGTCAACATAACCGGTGACTGTACTGTGGCTTGTATTATTGCAAAAAGCGAAAAAGAGCTTGATGAAACTTGCTACAACGACATAGACGCCGGTAAGAAAGAAGAAGAACTTAACCTGGACACAGCGAGTAAAAACGCCTGACCTGGTTTGCCACCACCTTCTACAGGTGGTGGTGCTTTTCTGTTTAGCACTTCGTCACGGTAAAACAGTAATCTCCCTCCTCTTATACTATTCCCCCCCT contains:
- a CDS encoding dicarboxylate/amino acid:cation symporter, which gives rise to MSQNTHKFSLTTRIFIGMLAGIIIGVLLQLVFDDSGDLRFTIFGSTFSTYSILVEGIFSTLGQIFIASLKMLVVPLVFVSLVCGVSSLTDPSKLGRLGVKSIGLYIFTTAIAISLAIGMGLLVQPGAGVPMTSDASFVAKEAPSLSQVFINMFPTNPINAMAEGKMLQIIIFAVLFGVSMAMCGDAGQRVASFFEDLNSVIMKLVTIIMNLAPYGVFVLMAKLFSTIGPDMLGSLAKYFFLVLFVLILHGLVTYSLLLKGLTGLSPKMMFIKMRDAIQFAFTTSSSSATLPVTMETAQNKLGIGKSVSSFTLPLGSTINMDGTAIMQGVATVFIAQVYGVDLSVSDYMMVVLTATLASVGTAGVPGVGLIMLAMVLQQVNLPIDGIALIIGVDRLLDMTRTAVNITGDCTVACIIAKSEKELDETCYNDIDAGKKEEELNLDTASKNA